One segment of Candidatus Eisenbacteria bacterium DNA contains the following:
- a CDS encoding response regulator, whose amino-acid sequence MGDRGVSKVSPRILLVDDEVLLLRTLSNALREDGFDVLSASSAEDAAKQLGGGVAVDVVVLDVKLPGKSGLELLREFRSAGFHGRAVVMTAFDSPESERVCRSLSVDHYLRKPFDLARMLDLVRELASGAGDRTASTEGSTST is encoded by the coding sequence ATGGGAGATCGTGGGGTTTCCAAAGTGAGTCCAAGAATCCTTCTGGTTGATGACGAGGTGCTCCTTCTTCGGACGCTCTCAAATGCGCTCCGGGAGGACGGCTTCGATGTCCTCTCCGCGTCGAGCGCGGAGGACGCGGCCAAGCAGCTCGGCGGCGGCGTCGCTGTCGATGTCGTCGTGCTGGATGTGAAGTTGCCGGGGAAGTCGGGCCTCGAGCTGCTTCGCGAATTCAGGAGCGCTGGATTCCATGGACGTGCCGTGGTGATGACGGCTTTCGACAGCCCGGAGTCCGAAAGGGTATGTCGCTCGCTGTCGGTGGACCACTATCTTCGGAAGCCTTTTGACCTGGCGAGAATGTTGGACCTGGTCCGGGAACTCGCGAGCGGTGCTGGAGACCGGACTGCAAGTACCGAAGGCAGCACCTCAACCTAG
- the acs gene encoding acetate--CoA ligase gives MAENEIYSPSAELVANSNIKQFMDKHGIKSYDDLLKRAENQEWYWSEVAKELEWFKPFSKVLNDSQAPFFKWFEDGKINITHNCLDRHMKTATKDKVAFIYEPEPQNEKIERWTYEMVYKETNRIANAMKRLGIKKGDRVTIWMPMIPQLPIAMLACAKIGAIHSVVFSGFSVGSLRDRIQDAEAVALITSDGAQRRGKLVVLKPNGDDALKDCPTIKHCIVFKRANNDCPMQPGRDHWWHELTKAEKDECPCEEMAAEDPLYMLYTSGTTGRPKGIVHVHGGYAVGTYSTLHFVFDIKPNDIYWCAADIGWVTGHSYIVYSPLMTGATSVLYEGAPDFPAPDRWWSIVAREKVTILYTSPTAIRMFMRFGEEFPKKHDLKSLRLLGSVGEPINPEAWRWYRKNIGSERLQIMDTWWQTETGTFMISPLPITPLKAGSATRPLPGILADVVDEHGQPIQPGQNGFAILTKPWPAMLRTLYKDPERYKQTYWARFPGRYLTGDSCTKDEDGYFWFRGRADEVLNVAGHRLGTAEVESALVAHAAVAEAAVIGVPHEVKGDVPKAYVTLKVGFTASEEMKKELTDWVSKEIGPIARPEEIEFRDKLPKTRSGKIMRRLLKAQALGKEIGDISTLDE, from the coding sequence ATGGCCGAGAACGAGATCTATAGTCCATCCGCTGAGCTGGTTGCGAACAGCAACATCAAGCAGTTCATGGACAAGCACGGAATCAAGAGCTATGACGACCTGCTCAAGCGCGCCGAGAACCAGGAATGGTACTGGAGCGAGGTGGCGAAGGAGCTCGAGTGGTTCAAGCCCTTCTCGAAGGTCTTGAACGACAGCCAGGCGCCGTTCTTCAAGTGGTTCGAAGATGGGAAGATCAACATCACCCACAACTGCCTCGACCGGCACATGAAGACGGCGACCAAGGACAAGGTGGCTTTCATCTACGAGCCGGAGCCCCAGAACGAGAAGATCGAGCGCTGGACCTACGAGATGGTCTACAAGGAGACCAATCGGATCGCGAACGCGATGAAGAGGCTCGGGATCAAGAAGGGCGACCGCGTCACGATCTGGATGCCGATGATTCCCCAGCTTCCGATCGCCATGCTCGCGTGCGCCAAGATCGGGGCGATCCACTCGGTCGTCTTCTCCGGGTTCTCCGTCGGCTCGCTGCGGGACCGGATCCAGGACGCGGAGGCCGTCGCCCTGATCACCTCCGACGGCGCCCAGCGGCGCGGCAAGCTCGTCGTCCTGAAGCCGAACGGCGACGATGCCCTCAAGGACTGCCCGACCATCAAGCATTGCATCGTCTTCAAGCGCGCCAACAACGACTGCCCGATGCAGCCGGGACGGGATCACTGGTGGCACGAGCTGACGAAGGCAGAGAAGGACGAGTGCCCGTGCGAGGAGATGGCCGCGGAGGACCCCCTCTACATGCTCTACACCTCCGGGACGACCGGGAGGCCGAAGGGGATCGTCCACGTTCACGGCGGGTATGCCGTGGGGACCTACTCCACGCTACATTTCGTCTTCGACATCAAGCCGAACGACATCTACTGGTGCGCGGCGGACATCGGCTGGGTGACGGGGCACAGCTACATCGTCTACTCGCCTCTGATGACGGGGGCGACCTCGGTCCTCTACGAGGGGGCGCCCGACTTCCCCGCGCCGGACAGGTGGTGGAGCATCGTGGCCCGCGAGAAGGTGACGATCCTCTACACGTCGCCGACCGCGATCCGGATGTTCATGCGCTTCGGCGAGGAGTTCCCCAAGAAGCACGACCTCAAGAGCCTGAGGCTTCTCGGCTCGGTGGGGGAGCCGATCAACCCGGAGGCCTGGCGCTGGTACAGGAAGAACATCGGGTCTGAGAGGCTCCAGATCATGGACACCTGGTGGCAGACCGAGACGGGCACCTTCATGATCTCGCCGCTGCCGATCACGCCGCTTAAGGCCGGCAGCGCGACGCGCCCCCTGCCCGGCATTCTGGCCGATGTCGTCGACGAGCACGGCCAACCGATCCAGCCGGGGCAGAACGGATTCGCGATCCTGACCAAGCCCTGGCCGGCGATGCTGAGGACCCTCTACAAGGATCCCGAGCGCTACAAGCAGACCTACTGGGCGCGATTCCCCGGCAGGTACCTGACCGGCGACTCGTGCACGAAGGATGAGGACGGCTACTTCTGGTTCCGCGGGCGCGCGGACGAAGTGCTCAACGTGGCCGGGCACCGGCTCGGCACGGCGGAGGTCGAGAGCGCGCTCGTGGCCCACGCCGCCGTGGCGGAGGCGGCCGTGATCGGCGTGCCCCACGAGGTCAAGGGAGATGTCCCCAAGGCCTACGTGACGCTGAAGGTCGGCTTCACCGCCTCGGAAGAGATGAAGAAGGAGCTCACGGACTGGGTCAGCAAGGAGATCGGGCCGATCGCCCGTCCCGAGGAGATCGAGTTCAGGGACAAGCTGCCGAAGACCAGATCCGGGAAGATCATGCGCCGGCTTCTGAAGGCGCAGGCCCTCGGCAAGGAGATCGGCGACATCTCGACCTTGGACGAGTAG
- a CDS encoding replication-associated recombination protein A encodes MSPPDLPPDRREGLFDSDAGPRVSSSGIESESRPPAPLAERMRPRDWNEVLGQEHLTAPEAPLRKLHAEGKLVSVILWGPPGSGKTTLATLLSDLLGHAAERFSAVLSGVRNVREVVERARERWQGERVKTILFVDEIHRFNRAQQDAFLPHVESGRIVLVGATTENPSFELIPPLLSRCAVHLLKPLADEQLKALGTRALKDRERGLGSSPMEVPADGWEILLAHAELDARRMLGALEMLCSATRPDADGVRRPGAAWIARVCERGIGLPIGREQHFDLISAFIKSLRGSDPHAALYWLARMIESGEEPRYIARRMVRFASEDVGLADASALHHANAAAAAYEFIGAPEGHLALAQAALHLALCAKSNSVYESYGRAAAMARDLGPLGVPLKIRNAPTELMERLGYGSGYRYPHAEPGRWVEESYLPEGVPEDRRRPYVPSDQGREAEIVRAHDRRTGGFYRLLPQRPPEDSASRDEGGD; translated from the coding sequence ATGTCCCCGCCGGACCTTCCTCCGGATAGACGGGAAGGGCTCTTCGATTCGGACGCCGGTCCCCGGGTCTCATCCTCGGGGATCGAGAGCGAGTCGCGGCCCCCCGCGCCGCTCGCCGAGAGGATGCGGCCGCGCGACTGGAACGAAGTGCTGGGCCAGGAGCACCTGACCGCGCCGGAGGCGCCGCTCCGCAAGCTGCACGCTGAGGGGAAGCTCGTCTCGGTGATTCTGTGGGGGCCGCCGGGTTCGGGCAAGACCACGCTCGCCACGCTTCTCTCGGACCTTCTCGGCCATGCGGCGGAGCGGTTCAGCGCGGTTCTCTCCGGCGTCCGAAACGTGAGGGAAGTGGTCGAGAGGGCCCGAGAGCGCTGGCAGGGCGAGCGCGTCAAGACGATCCTGTTCGTCGACGAGATCCACCGGTTCAACCGTGCCCAGCAGGACGCCTTCCTCCCTCATGTGGAAAGCGGAAGGATCGTCCTGGTCGGGGCGACGACGGAGAATCCTTCCTTCGAGCTGATACCGCCACTGCTCTCCAGGTGCGCCGTCCATCTGCTGAAGCCCCTGGCCGATGAGCAGCTGAAGGCGCTCGGGACGCGGGCGCTTAAGGACAGGGAACGAGGCTTGGGATCGTCCCCCATGGAAGTCCCCGCCGACGGCTGGGAGATTCTGCTCGCCCACGCCGAACTGGACGCGCGCAGGATGCTCGGCGCGCTCGAGATGCTCTGCTCCGCGACCCGGCCGGACGCCGACGGCGTTCGGCGGCCCGGCGCCGCCTGGATCGCCAGGGTCTGCGAGCGCGGGATCGGCCTTCCGATCGGGCGCGAGCAGCACTTCGATCTGATCTCCGCCTTCATCAAGAGCCTGCGGGGGAGCGATCCCCACGCGGCCCTCTACTGGCTGGCGAGGATGATCGAGTCGGGCGAGGAGCCCCGCTACATCGCCCGGCGCATGGTTCGCTTCGCGTCGGAGGATGTCGGGTTGGCCGACGCGTCGGCGCTCCATCACGCGAACGCGGCCGCGGCCGCATATGAGTTCATCGGGGCGCCGGAGGGTCACCTCGCTCTCGCCCAGGCGGCGCTCCATCTGGCCCTGTGCGCCAAGTCCAACTCGGTCTACGAATCTTACGGGCGGGCGGCGGCGATGGCCCGAGATCTCGGTCCGCTGGGCGTCCCCTTGAAGATCCGCAACGCTCCCACCGAACTGATGGAGCGTCTCGGCTACGGGAGCGGATACCGCTATCCGCACGCCGAACCGGGGAGATGGGTCGAGGAAAGCTATCTGCCGGAAGGCGTCCCCGAGGATCGCCGCAGGCCCTACGTCCCGTCCGACCAGGGCCGGGAAGCGGAGATTGTCCGGGCGCACGACCGCCGGACAGGCGGCTTCTATCGGCTTCTGCCCCAGCGTCCTCCCGAGGACAGCGCAAGCCGGGACGAAGGCGGGGACTGA
- a CDS encoding DUF362 domain-containing protein, protein MDRAARRSPRTGAPRTHSSAPDRGRRDFLRTSTLAALAALGSRASALGAADPMRQAPLEPANLLPGRIVLLREPEMDGHLETIDEARVASVVHQGVRVLANKLTTASAFESLFPGLTSTSKIAIKVNCIGPCDTRWETVRGIVSGLAQMLSSTYDVSQVTIFDRDLSDHGYTADRFTFNGRTAALRADINPGSYYPYGSYRLSSYILNADHLIDVPVLKSHSDTNNQITVALKNHYGSCFPSSLCGNIPGMLTVNADQHIKGKTRLVITDAIRGTYNGGPGEPAQNWNTFPEQKPNTLFFATDPVTNEYWARDMINDERQSRGWSTKPCPWIEQASGAPYNLGVSNPAQMTVISMNAADVPGETETQTGTTFLAPSVPNPFRERTSIRFRMGHGGLAAVAIYDVSGRLVRDLGERSYGEGYATVPWDGRDADGRAVAAGVYLARLSTDSGTRSRRLVRSR, encoded by the coding sequence ATGGACAGAGCAGCGCGGCGATCGCCAAGGACCGGTGCGCCCCGGACACACTCCTCTGCGCCCGACAGAGGCAGGCGCGACTTCCTGAGGACGTCCACGCTCGCAGCCCTCGCGGCCCTGGGGTCGAGGGCCAGCGCGCTCGGCGCCGCCGATCCCATGCGGCAGGCGCCGCTCGAGCCGGCGAACCTCCTTCCCGGCAGGATCGTCCTGCTCCGTGAGCCGGAGATGGACGGGCATCTGGAGACGATCGACGAGGCGCGTGTCGCGAGCGTCGTTCATCAGGGAGTCCGCGTGCTGGCGAATAAGCTGACGACCGCGAGCGCATTCGAGTCGCTCTTTCCCGGTCTCACATCGACCTCCAAGATCGCGATCAAGGTCAACTGCATCGGCCCGTGCGACACGAGGTGGGAAACGGTTCGGGGCATCGTCTCGGGGCTCGCGCAGATGCTGAGCTCCACCTACGACGTCTCCCAGGTGACCATCTTCGACCGCGACCTCTCCGACCATGGCTACACCGCCGATAGATTCACGTTCAACGGCCGCACGGCAGCGCTCCGGGCAGACATCAATCCGGGGTCCTACTATCCGTACGGGAGCTACAGGCTGTCGAGCTACATCCTGAACGCCGACCACCTGATCGACGTCCCCGTGCTGAAGAGCCACAGCGACACCAACAATCAGATCACCGTGGCGCTCAAGAACCACTACGGCTCCTGCTTCCCATCGAGCCTCTGCGGCAACATCCCCGGGATGCTGACGGTCAACGCCGATCAGCACATCAAGGGCAAGACCCGTCTCGTGATCACCGACGCGATACGAGGGACCTACAATGGGGGGCCGGGAGAGCCGGCTCAGAACTGGAACACCTTCCCCGAGCAGAAGCCGAACACCCTCTTCTTCGCCACCGACCCGGTCACGAACGAGTACTGGGCCAGAGACATGATCAACGACGAGAGGCAGTCGCGCGGGTGGTCGACCAAGCCCTGCCCATGGATCGAACAGGCCTCGGGGGCTCCCTACAACCTTGGCGTGAGCAACCCGGCGCAGATGACGGTCATCAGCATGAACGCCGCCGATGTGCCCGGGGAGACCGAGACGCAGACGGGGACCACGTTCCTCGCGCCGAGCGTCCCGAATCCCTTCCGCGAGAGGACTTCGATCCGCTTCCGCATGGGGCACGGCGGACTGGCGGCCGTCGCCATCTACGACGTATCGGGTCGTCTCGTGCGCGATCTGGGCGAGCGTTCCTACGGCGAAGGGTACGCGACCGTCCCGTGGGACGGCCGCGATGCGGACGGTCGCGCGGTCGCGGCCGGCGTCTACCTGGCGCGGCTCTCGACCGATTCGGGGACGCGCTCTCGGAGGCTCGTCAGGAGCCGCTGA
- the galE gene encoding UDP-glucose 4-epimerase GalE translates to MRILVTGGAGYIGSVTSEVLIDRGHEVWIVDDLSRGHRAAVPPSSVLQVCSTHDGPRLRELIRELHPDGVLHFAASSQVGESMKDPGLYFRNNVGGMISLLDACAAEGCERVILSSSAATYGDPQEIPIPEEAPTRPTNPYGESKLICEQILEWYRQVHGIAYGSLRYFNAAGASGERGEDHAVETHLIPLALRAGLGLGPRLLVYGTDYPTPDGTCIRDYVHVIDLAEAHILALEKLGGGNRLVLNLGNGSGFSVLDVVRTVEAVIGKRVPREDAPRRHGDPPRLVASSARARELLGWRPRHAALDDIVATACRWMLQHPDGYGDEA, encoded by the coding sequence ATGCGCATTCTCGTAACCGGAGGGGCCGGGTACATCGGCAGCGTCACCTCGGAGGTCCTGATCGACCGAGGCCACGAGGTCTGGATTGTGGACGACCTCAGTCGTGGACACCGGGCGGCAGTTCCTCCGTCCTCGGTCCTCCAAGTCTGCTCCACGCACGACGGCCCGCGTCTGCGCGAGTTGATCCGCGAACTCCACCCCGATGGAGTTCTCCACTTCGCCGCGTCCAGCCAGGTCGGGGAGTCGATGAAGGATCCGGGTCTCTACTTCCGGAACAACGTCGGGGGGATGATCTCGTTGCTCGACGCGTGCGCCGCTGAAGGGTGCGAGAGAGTCATCCTCTCGTCCTCGGCGGCGACCTACGGCGACCCGCAGGAGATTCCCATTCCGGAGGAGGCCCCGACCCGGCCGACCAACCCGTACGGCGAGAGCAAGCTCATCTGCGAGCAGATCCTGGAGTGGTATCGTCAGGTGCACGGCATCGCCTACGGATCCCTTCGCTACTTCAACGCGGCCGGCGCGAGCGGGGAGCGCGGGGAGGATCACGCCGTGGAGACGCACCTGATCCCGCTGGCGTTGCGCGCCGGGCTCGGGCTGGGGCCGCGGCTTCTTGTCTACGGCACCGACTATCCGACGCCGGACGGAACGTGCATCCGCGACTATGTCCACGTGATCGACCTCGCCGAGGCCCATATCCTCGCTCTCGAGAAGCTCGGAGGTGGGAACAGGCTCGTCCTGAACCTCGGCAACGGCTCCGGTTTCTCGGTCCTCGACGTGGTGCGGACCGTCGAGGCCGTGATCGGGAAGAGAGTCCCGCGGGAAGACGCGCCTCGGAGGCACGGCGATCCACCGCGCCTTGTCGCCTCAAGCGCTCGGGCCCGCGAACTCCTGGGATGGAGGCCGCGCCATGCCGCGCTCGATGACATCGTCGCCACCGCCTGCCGATGGATGTTGCAGCATCCTGACGGTTACGGCGATGAGGCATAG
- a CDS encoding OFA family MFS transporter has protein sequence MSEQKGFNRWLIVVGALLVQLCLGAVYAWSVFRKPLEAELGITPTQATLPFSFVLIFFALATVLGGRIQDRFGPRAGAIMGGILLGVGMILSSLAQSVTALILSYGVISGIGIGFAYVCPISAGVKWFPDKRGLITGLAVAGFGAGALIVGPLAARLIGTAGVFPTFRYLGIAYVVVVILGALILRNPPAGYRPAGWTPPQPAAGVAARIDYTTAQMLGTSQFWLIWILYFIGAGSGLMIIGQTSPIAQELGRYSKATAALGVSVLAIFNALGRILWGRLSDSIGRTRTLFFIYLINGLAVLSYFLIPAMPFWFWIGIALVGATFGGYLAIYPAMTTDFYGTKSIGINYGMVFTAYGVGGLLGNLLAPLVKQATNNYNLAFILSGVLCLAASVVIHFVKAPRARAA, from the coding sequence ATGAGTGAGCAGAAGGGATTCAATCGCTGGCTGATCGTGGTCGGCGCGCTACTGGTCCAGCTGTGCCTGGGCGCGGTCTATGCTTGGAGCGTCTTCAGAAAGCCGCTGGAAGCGGAGCTCGGCATCACGCCGACGCAGGCGACCCTGCCGTTCTCCTTCGTTCTGATCTTCTTCGCCCTGGCCACCGTTCTGGGCGGGAGGATCCAGGACAGGTTCGGCCCGCGCGCCGGAGCGATCATGGGCGGGATCCTGCTCGGCGTCGGGATGATCCTCTCGAGCCTCGCCCAGAGCGTGACCGCCTTGATCCTTTCGTACGGAGTCATCTCCGGGATCGGGATCGGTTTCGCCTACGTCTGTCCGATCTCGGCCGGCGTGAAGTGGTTCCCCGACAAGCGCGGGCTGATCACTGGGCTCGCGGTCGCCGGCTTCGGCGCGGGCGCCTTGATCGTGGGGCCGTTGGCTGCGCGCCTGATCGGGACCGCGGGCGTCTTCCCGACCTTCCGCTATCTGGGCATCGCCTATGTGGTGGTGGTCATCCTCGGGGCCCTCATCCTCCGGAACCCTCCCGCGGGGTACAGGCCGGCGGGGTGGACTCCTCCGCAGCCGGCGGCCGGGGTCGCGGCCAGAATCGACTACACGACCGCCCAGATGCTCGGAACGAGTCAGTTCTGGCTCATCTGGATCCTCTACTTCATCGGCGCCGGCAGCGGCCTCATGATCATCGGCCAGACATCGCCGATCGCGCAGGAGCTCGGCAGATACAGCAAGGCGACGGCCGCGCTCGGCGTGAGCGTGCTGGCGATCTTCAATGCGCTCGGCAGGATTCTCTGGGGGAGGCTGTCGGATTCGATCGGGCGCACGAGGACCCTCTTCTTCATCTATTTGATCAACGGGCTGGCGGTCCTGAGCTACTTCCTGATCCCCGCCATGCCGTTCTGGTTCTGGATCGGCATCGCCCTCGTTGGAGCCACCTTCGGCGGATACCTGGCCATCTATCCGGCCATGACGACCGACTTCTATGGGACCAAGAGCATCGGGATCAACTACGGGATGGTCTTCACCGCCTACGGGGTCGGCGGCCTGCTGGGGAACCTGCTCGCGCCGCTGGTCAAGCAGGCGACGAACAACTACAATCTGGCCTTCATCCTCTCAGGGGTGCTCTGCCTGGCCGCTTCGGTGGTCATCCACTTCGTCAAGGCGCCGAGGGCGCGCGCGGCCTAG